The nucleotide sequence GGCCGAGGATTATCCTGCGCGCCCCGTCACCATGATCGTGCCGTTCCCGGCGGGCGGTGCGACCGACACGCTGGCGCGGTTCCTGGGTGAACGCCTGCACGCCGTGCTGAAGCAGCCCATTGTCATTGAAAATGTCGGCGGTGCGGCCGGCTCGCTCGGCGTCGGCCGCGCGGTGCGCGCCACAGCCGATGGCTATACGCTGTCGATCGGAACCTCGACCACGCACATGCTGACCGGCGGGCTCTACGCGCTGCCGTTCGACCTCTTGCGCGATCTCGAACCGGTCATCCTGATCGGCAGCGAGCCGCTCTTGATCGTCGGCCGCAAGGACCTGCCCGCCGACGATCTCAAACAATTGATCGTGTGGCTGAAGGCAAATCCGGACAAGGCGTCGGTCGGCATCGCCGGTGTCGGCGCCACCGGCCATCTCGCCGGCATCTCGTTCCAGAAGGAAACCGGCACGCAATTCCAGTTCGTGCCGTATCGCGGCAATGGTCCGGCGATGCAGGACCTCGTCGCCGGCCAGATCGATGCGATGATCGAGCCGGCCTCGAACTTCAAATCCCTCGTCGGCGCCGGCACCATCAAGCCGTTCGCCGTCACGAGCAAGTCGCGCTCGCCGTCCTGGCCGAACATTCCGACCGCGGATGAGGCCGGCGTGCCCGGCTTCTCCGCGTCGCTGTGGTACGGCTTGTGGGCGCCGAAGGGCACCTCGAAAGACGTCATCGCAAAGCTCAACGCCGCCATGGTGCAGATCCTGGCGAGCCCGCAGGTGAAGCAGCGCTTCGCCGAGCTCGGCATCCAGGTCTCGCCCTTGATGCAGCAATCCCCGGAAGCGCTGCGCGCCTACCAGAAGGAAGAGGCCGAACGCTGGTGGCCGATCATCAAGGCGTCGGGGATCAAGGTCGAGTGAGCCTTCGACAGCTTGACGTGTCGAACGATGCCGCCACATCGGATAGTCTCAGTACCACACGATGACCAGTCTTCGTCGGGACGACGTTGGGTGGGCACTGTCGCCTCGACGGCGTGCGGCGGTCCTGTTTGCGCGTCTACTCCGGTACCCGCTCCAGCTTCTGCAGGCATCGCGCGGTGCGCACTGCGGCAGGCATCTCCTCGTCGGGAAAACTGGTCTTCCAGTCGGTGACGCCGACCTCGCCGACATAGATGTCGCCTTTCGAATCCAGCGCGATGCCGTGCGGCGCCAGGAATTTGCCGCTCGCAATGCCCGGGCCTTCCTCGCCGCCGAGCCGCGCGATGCGGTTTCCCTTGGCGTCGACGATCGACAGCCGCGGGCCGAGATTGGGTACCTTGCGGTTGACGGCCATGCCGGGGCCGAGCTCGCCGACGACGAAAGTCGGTTGCTTTCCGCCGCAGCAGCACAGTGCGCAGGGCCGGTGCAGATTGTTCCACTGCGCCTCGTACTTGCCCTCGTCGTTGAACACCTGCACGCGATGGTTCTCACGGTCTGCGACGTAGACCCAGCCGTCAGCGTCGGTCGCGATGTTGTGGACGATGTTGAACTGGCCGGGATCGGTGCCGGGCTCGCCCCAGCTCTTCATCAACTTGCCGTCAGGGGTGAACTTGTGCACGCGCGCGTTGCCATAGCCGTCCGAGACGTAGATCTCGCCCTTTGGCGACAGCGCCGTGTGGGTGCAGCGATGGAAGGGATCGCCGCTCATGAACGGCGCCGGCTTCTCGGGAATGCCGATCGTCAGCAGCACCTTGCCGTCGGTCGTGCATTTGCGCACGGTGTGGTCGCCGTCATCGGTGCAGTAGAGATTGTCGTCGGCGTCGATGTGCAGGCCGTGCGCACGCGAGAACAGGCCCTCGCCCCAGCTCCGCAGGAAATTGCCCTCGCGGTCCAGCACCACCATCGGGTGGGCGCCGCGGTTGAAGACGTAGATGCGGTCCTTGCTGTCGACGGCGACGGAGGCGACGTCGGTGAGCTGCCAACCATCCGGCAGCTTTGCGAAGTTGTCGACGACGCGGTAGCGGTGCTCGCCGGTGCCGAGAATGGCTGGCATTGGCTTCTCCTCTTGTTCGTTTCAGCGACGCGCGGTCGTTGCCACACCATCATTGCGAGTGCAGCGAAGCAATCCAGACTGGCTTTCGGAAAGATTCTGGATTGCTTCGCTCCGCTCGCAATGACGAGAGGCTCAAGCCGCGCCTACATCGCGCCCGAGCATCCCTTCCTCGATCGCCTTGATTTGAAGGGCGAGATATTTCGAGTTGATGCGGCACTGCGCGAGGCTGCCGGCGATGAACCACAGGCCGGGCTGCCTGGTGCGCGCATACATGTTGCGCAGCTCGAAGCCGTCGCCGAAGCCCCAGATCGGGCCGACGCGATCGGCGACGCCGTCGCCGAACAGCTTTCGCACCAGATAGGCTTGCGGCTTGTAGCCGGTGGAGAGAACGATGAGGTCGGCGGTGAGGAGCGCGCCGTCCTTCATTCGCGCGCCTTCGGCGACAAAACCCTCGATGTCGGCGAACTGCTTCAGCTTGATCGCGCCCTGGGCGACGAGATCGGAGCAGCCGACGTTGAAATAATAGCCGCCGCCGCGGGTGAGATATTTGAACTGCCAGCCGGTGCCGGCCTCGCCGAAGTCGAGCTTGAAGCCGACGCGCCCTAAGGCCTCCAGCAGCTCCTTGTCGAGCTCCTTCGACTGCTCCGTCAGCATCACATGCGTCTTCTTCGCGAGCGGCGTCGGCATCGAGGTCGCGATCAGGTCGTTGTCCTCGAGCGTGCCCTCATTGTAGGTCGCATACGCAAGCTGCGCCGACGGCTCGATATTGGTGACCAGTGTCGGCGAGCGCTGCACCAGCGTCACCTCGGCGCCGCTGGAATAAAGATCCTGCGCGATATCGTGGCCGCTGTTACCGGTGCCGATGACGATGGCGCGCTTGCCTGTCCAGTTCTCGCCGTCCTCGTATCGGCTCGAATGCACCAACGTGCCCTTGAAATTGTCGAGGCTCGGGAGGTCCGGGATGTTCGCGATGCCGCTGACGCCGGTTGCCATCACCACATGGCGCGGATGCATGATGCGCTTGGTTCCGTCTGCGCGGCGCAGCGTGACCGTCCAGCGGCCCTTCGCATCGTCGTGGGAGCCGCCCTCGAATTCTGTGCCGGTCCAGAAGTTCAGCTCCATGGCATCGACATACGCCTCGAACCAGTTGGCGAGCTTGTCCTTGGGGATATAGACCGGCCAGTTCGGCGGGAACGGCATGTAGGGCAGGTGATTGACCTGCACCTGGTTGTGCAGCGTCAGCGCGTGATAGCGCTTGCGCCAGTTGTCGCCGATCCGTGGCCATCGGTCGACGATCAGCGTATCGACCTTCATCTGCTTCAGCCGCGCTGCAATCGCGAGCCCGGCCTGTCCGCCGCCGACCACCAGCACGGCGGGATCGCGATCGGCGTAGTCGGTCGATGCCTTGCGCAAATCGAGCCAGTTCGGCCCGCGGAAATCGCGCGAGTAGGCCTGTCCGCGCGGCCGCGTCGTGCCGAGCTGTTCCTCAAAACCCTTCAGCTCGTCGAGCGCCGTGAGCAGCGTCCATGCCCTCAACCGGTCGCCGTCAGCGGGATCGGGAGCGAGCCGGACGATGCCGCTGCCGCGGCCGATCGCGGTCTCGAAATTGAAGATCGCTTCGATGTTGTTGGTGCCGGCGCGCGCCACCCAGCGCGGCGCCGCGCGGTTCTGTGCGATCTGGAAGCTGCGTGGTGCCGCCTTGGGCGCGAGCGTCGCCAGCTCTTGCGCAATGCCATCTCGGCCGGCGATCGTCTGCAGGTTCCAGCTCAGCGCCAGCACATCGCGCCAAAAACTGTCGGCGAGGAAGAGGCGGTCCAGCGCAGTGCGATCAGGCTTGCCCAGCGTGCGCTCGAACTCATCGAGCCAGGCTTGCGCGGATACGGAAATATCCTTCGTCCTGTCCAGCATGCGCGAACCTCATGGCCGTCTTCGCGGCGTTTCCTCTGAGATCGACGCTATACCGTTTCGCCAGCGCCCAAAAGCCGATTACCCGAGCAAGGAGAGCATGTGGCCCTGCTCAGGCGGAATACGGCCCTTCAGCGTGCCGAGATAGACGCGCCGCACGGCCTCCGGTCCGCGGCTCTCGACGACGGTCAGGCATGTCTCCAGGAGCGGAGCGAAGCCGGACCATGCCGTGGCAAAACGCTGCTCGATGCCGCCGGGGCCCCATTCCTTGGCGCGCTTGCGGATCTGGTCGGGAGCGAAGAACCAGCGCGGCTTCGCGCCGGGCAACTCACCCTCGTCGGCATCGGTGGCGCGATGCGTCAATCCGACGCGCACGGAGCATTTCATCTGATCGCGAAAGTGCCGGTGCAGCTCAGCGCGCAGTGCGCTGTTGCCGGCCATGTCGATGAAGGCGACCGGCGTATCCGACGGCAGCGTCGTCACACCGTCGTAGGTGACGACCTCGTCATAGCAGCCGAGCGAGGCAACGAAGCCCGCATTGCCGGCCGACGTCAATCCGATCACCTTGCGCCCGCGCGTGTGCAGAAGATACGCAAGCCCGAACGCTGTCTTGCTCGAGGCGCTCGAGAGCAGCACGGTCCGCGCGCCAAAATCGTCGTTCTCGGCGAGGAAATCGTCGACCAGGAACGAGAGCATGAACAGCGGCCGCAGCAGCGCCTGATAGTCGCCCTGGCGGCCTGCGTAAGCGGGATCGCCGCCGATGCGCGAATAGGCGTTATAGACCGGCGCCACGCCCTGCCGGTGCGCGGCGCCGTCGCGCAAGCCGCGTTTGCTGACATCGGTGGCCTCGATCACGAGATGCGTTGCCATCGGGAAATAGCCGAAGAGGCGTTCGCCCACGGCGACGTTTTGATGCTTCGAGGCGATTACCTCGCCGAAGCCCCACACCGGAATGTTGCCGAAGCCGTTCGGTGCGGGAAAGAGCTGCCAGTACTTCAGTTCGTCGCCGAGCACAGCGTAGGTGATGTTGTTTGCGGTGAAGGCAAAGCGCTCGACCTTCACGAGCAGCGCATCTTGCGGCAGCGCCTCGCCGGCAGGAAGCTCGGTTGCGATCGTCTTGCACGTTTCGAGATCGTCTCGCGCAACGATGAACTCGGCGGCTGTCATGGTCTTGATCCCGGCTCCTGTCCGCGCCGGCATCTCATCGGTCACGCGCGTGCCGTTTGCAACAGCAACATAGTTTTAAACGGTGTTCGGCCATTTCAGGCCGTCAGCACGCCTTCGCGCTTCTTCACGGCGCGATAGTAGCTCCACCACAGATGCGCCGCGGCGCCGCGCAGCGGCCGCCATGGTTCGGCGAGCGGCGCCATCTGCTTTTCCGTCGGCCGTGCCTTCAAACCCAGTCCGATGCGGATGCCTTCCTGCACGGCGAGGTCGCCGGCCGGCCAGGCATCGCCATGGCCGAGACAGAACAGGAGGTAGACGTCGGCCGTCCACGGCCCGATGCCCGGCAGCGAGATCAGGGTGTGATGTGCCGCGTCAGCGTCCTCTTCGGCGAGCACCTCGAGGTTGAGCCGCTGCGCGGTGATCTCGCGCGCAAGATGCTTCAAGGTCTTGATCTTGGCGGCGGAGAGGCCGAGCCGTCCCAGCCGGTCGGTGCGGGCGCGGCGCACCGCGTCATGGTCGAATGGATCGAAAGCGGCCGACAACCGACCCCAGATCGCCGCGGCGCTTGCGGTTGAGAGCTGCTGCCCGCAGACGATGTGCGCAAGCCCGACAAAGCCCGGCTCGCGCCGCCGCAAGGCGGGCATGCCGGCGACCTCGAATACGGGTTTGAGGCGCGGGTCGCGTTTCACCAGCGTTTGGACGGCATCTTCGAGATCGGACTGGCTTTCGAGGTGGATGGTCATTGGGGTTGGGCAAGCTCTTTCCAGCGTCATGGCCGGGCTTGCCCCGGCCATGACGTCTTTCTAACCGCGCATCATTGTTAGCATGAGTGACGGTCTTCGTATTCGTCCCTGAGCTTGACACGATCGGCATGTGGCACCGAAGAAGGTGGATGGCCGGGTCGTAGGTGAGCGGAAGCACGCCGTCCTTCAGACGGCTATGCCCGGCCATGACGAGATCTGTCGTATGTCGCCACCCGTTTTCCGATTCGCGCCGAGCCCGAACGGCTTCCTACATCTCGGCCACGCCTATTCGGCGCTGCTGAACTTCGACCGTGCGCGTGAGAGCGGCGGGCGGCTGTTGCTGCGAATCGAGGACATCGACGCGACGCGTTGCCGGCCGGAATACGAGACGGCGATCTACGACGATCTCGCCTGGCTCGGCATCACTTGGGAGACGCCGGTGCGGCGGCAGTCGCAGCATCTTGCCGACTACCACTCCGCGCTGGAGAAGCTTGCCGTGCTCGGCCTCGTCTACCCCAGCTTCGAAAGCCGCGCCGAGATCGCGAGGCTGATAGCCGGGCGCGAGGCGGCCGGGCCCTGGCCGCGCGATCCCGACGGGGCGCCGCTTTACCCCGGTGACGCGAAGTCGCTGCCGACCGACGAGCGCGCGCGCCTCATCGAGTCCGGCGCGCCTTATGCCTTGCGGCTCGATATGGCGGCCGCCTGCCGCTGGGTTGCCGACCTGACTTGGCACGAATTGGGCGAAGGGCCGGACGGCGAGCGCAACCTTGTCACGGCGCGGCCCGAGGCGTGGGGCGACGTCATCCTCGCGCGCAAGGAGACGCCGACCAGCTATCATTTGTCGGTGGTGGTCGACGATGCGCTCCAGGGCGCAAGCGAGGTGGTGCGGGGCCAGGACCTGTTTCACGCCACCTCGGTGCACCGGTTGCTGCAAAGTCTGCTCGATCTGCCCGAGCCCGCTTACCGTCATCACCGGCTGATTCGCGACGAGGCGGGGCGGAAGCTGTCGAAATCGACCGGCTCGACCGGTCTGCGGGAGTTGCGCGCGGCCGGCGCCACGCCCGCCGACATCCGCCGGCTGGTGGGATTAGGTTAAGTTTCTCTGGGGTTTAGCAAAAGGTCGCCGTGACTCGGAGTGTTCCTCCGTGCGATGCTCGCCGTGAGCCCGGGGGTTCGAAGCGATACTTCGAAGGGATTCATGGCGGCGAAAACGCGCGCATTGCGCACCACGCGGACGTCCAGGCGGCCGCCTCGGAAGCGGTCCGGGGTGGTTGCCCCGGCGCGCAAACGCGCCACGGCCATCACGCCCGACGTGGTCCAGGCGGCGCTGGCTGCTTTCGCCCATGAGGTCCGCACGCCTCTGACCGGAATTCTGGCGATCAGCGACCTGTTGGCGACCTCCGATCTCGGCGAGCGGGAGCGGCGCTGGGCCGATACCATCAAGGCCGGCGCCGAGCACCTGGCGAGCCTTGCCACCCTGTTCGTCGACGCGGCCAGGACCGGGAAGGGCGCAAACGCGCTGCGCCAGGACCTGTTCGACCTGCGGGCGCTGGCCCGCAGCATGGGCGACTCGCTGGCCGGGCGCGCCGCGGCCAAGGGACTTCAGGCCCAGGTCGAGATCTCCGACAAGCTTCCCGCCCTGGTGGTGGGCGATCCCGTCCGCCTGCGCGCTGCGCTCGAGAACCTGATCGACAATGCCGTGAAGTTCACCGACCGGGGCGGCGTAGCTCTTGCGGTCGCGCCCTGGCGTCCCCCAGCGGGCAGCGGTAAGGCGAAAGACAAGGGCAAGGTCGGCGTTGCGTTTGCGGTTTCCGACAGCGGCATCGGCCTGAGCATGGCCGAGATCAAGCGGCTGTTCCGTCCGTTCACCCAGGCCAACGTCACCATCGCGGCGCGCTTCGGCGGCGCCGGGCTCGGGCTGTCTTCGGTGAAGCAATTGGCGCGTGCGATGGGCGGCGACATCACGGTCGCTCCGCGGCGCAACGGCGGCGCCACCTTCACGCTGACGGTATCGCTGCATGCGTCGGGATCAGGCGAGCCCCACGGATTGGGCAGCGACGATCCCGAGGCTGATGCGGTGGCGGCCTTGCGCGTGCTCAGCGTGGAAGACAATCCGTTCGGCCGGGTCGTGCTCAACACCATCCTGACCGAGCTCGGCCATCATGCGGAGTTCGTCGGGCGCGGCGAGGATGCGGTCGACCGGCTCGCGCAGGGCACCTTCGACGCGGTGCTGATGGATATGGTGCTGCCGGGCATCGGCGGCATCGAGGCGATCAAGCGGATCCGCACTATGCCGCCGCCGCTCGCTCATATCCCCATCATCGGAGTGTCGGGCCGCGGCGAGGACGAGGTGCCCTCGCGTCAGGCTGGCGCCGACGCCTTCCTGGTCAAGCCTGTGTCCCCGCGGGCTTTAGCGACTGCGCTGCTTGAAGCGAGACGCCGTGAGGAAGCCGCGACTTGATGATCGCGGCATTGAGCTCACCGCCGTAGACGAAGATCGCGGCGATGAAATACAAAAACACCAGCGCGATGATCACCGAGGCGAGGCCCGCATACATCGTCACGTAGTTGTTGGCGAAGCGCGCCAGATATTGCCCGAACACGATGCCGGAGATCAGCGATGCCCCCACGGTGAAGACGATGCCGGGCAGGATCTGCAGGAAGCCGCGCCGTCCCGCCGGGAGCCAGGCGTGCAGGATGAATAGTGCCACGACCAGTGCGCCGATGGTGATGCCGTAACGCAGCCAAGTGAGGATGCTCTCGTTGGACTCGACGAATAGCGGGATGTGGCGCCGCGCCGCCTCGATGATGAGCGGCCCGAGCACGATCAGGAACGCCATGGCAAGCGCGGTGAAGGCGGCGACCAGCGTGTAGCCGATCGACTCCAGCCGCAGCCAGTACCAGCGCCGCATCTCAACCACCGCATAAGCGCGGTTGAGCGCGACCCGGAGCGCTTCGACGCCGTTCGAGGCGAAATAGACCGACAGCACCGCGCCGATCGTCAGCACGCCGGAGCGGGTGGTGGTCAGCACGTCGTGGACTTCGCCCGAGATCGAATCGGCGACCTGCTTCGGCCAGACCTGCAGCATCAGGCCTGCGGCCTGGTCGGCGAGCTCCTTGGAGCCGAAGAAGCCGGCGAGCGAGGTCAGCACGATCAGGAACGGGAACAGCGCCATCAGCGTCGACAGCGCGATATGGCTCGCAATCGCCCAGCCGTCGTCGGCGAGGAACGTGTAGAACGCATCCATCGCGACGATATAGAGGTAGCGAACCGCCTTCACGCGCCACCTACATAGCTGATGCTGCTCCCTCTCCCCGCATATGGGGAGAGGCGAACAAGGCAGACAATTGGCGCAGATCGGAGATCATCCCGCTAGCATCTGATATTATTGACCTAAAAGCCAGATCGTGGATGCGGCCGTTCCCCGTCGATCGTCATTCCGGGACGCGCGCAGCGCGAACCCGGAATCCATTCAGCGGCGGTGCTAATGGCGAAATGGATTCCGGGCTCGATGCTCCGGGGCGGCGCTTTTGCGCGGTCCCGTCGCATCGCCGCGGAATGACGCCGGTCGCCACGGCGACGCCATGGCGCATCGGCAAGCACGGTGTTATCTAGCCCCAATGGCATCCCTTTTGAGTTCTTTCATCCTGCCGGTGGCAGCCGGCGCCGTGG is from Bradyrhizobium sp. ISRA430 and encodes:
- a CDS encoding tripartite tricarboxylate transporter substrate-binding protein, translating into MRGWLAVLLAAVLGAASIGPAMAEDYPARPVTMIVPFPAGGATDTLARFLGERLHAVLKQPIVIENVGGAAGSLGVGRAVRATADGYTLSIGTSTTHMLTGGLYALPFDLLRDLEPVILIGSEPLLIVGRKDLPADDLKQLIVWLKANPDKASVGIAGVGATGHLAGISFQKETGTQFQFVPYRGNGPAMQDLVAGQIDAMIEPASNFKSLVGAGTIKPFAVTSKSRSPSWPNIPTADEAGVPGFSASLWYGLWAPKGTSKDVIAKLNAAMVQILASPQVKQRFAELGIQVSPLMQQSPEALRAYQKEEAERWWPIIKASGIKVE
- a CDS encoding DNA-3-methyladenine glycosylase 2 family protein translates to MTIHLESQSDLEDAVQTLVKRDPRLKPVFEVAGMPALRRREPGFVGLAHIVCGQQLSTASAAAIWGRLSAAFDPFDHDAVRRARTDRLGRLGLSAAKIKTLKHLAREITAQRLNLEVLAEEDADAAHHTLISLPGIGPWTADVYLLFCLGHGDAWPAGDLAVQEGIRIGLGLKARPTEKQMAPLAEPWRPLRGAAAHLWWSYYRAVKKREGVLTA
- a CDS encoding NAD(P)/FAD-dependent oxidoreductase, producing the protein MLDRTKDISVSAQAWLDEFERTLGKPDRTALDRLFLADSFWRDVLALSWNLQTIAGRDGIAQELATLAPKAAPRSFQIAQNRAAPRWVARAGTNNIEAIFNFETAIGRGSGIVRLAPDPADGDRLRAWTLLTALDELKGFEEQLGTTRPRGQAYSRDFRGPNWLDLRKASTDYADRDPAVLVVGGGQAGLAIAARLKQMKVDTLIVDRWPRIGDNWRKRYHALTLHNQVQVNHLPYMPFPPNWPVYIPKDKLANWFEAYVDAMELNFWTGTEFEGGSHDDAKGRWTVTLRRADGTKRIMHPRHVVMATGVSGIANIPDLPSLDNFKGTLVHSSRYEDGENWTGKRAIVIGTGNSGHDIAQDLYSSGAEVTLVQRSPTLVTNIEPSAQLAYATYNEGTLEDNDLIATSMPTPLAKKTHVMLTEQSKELDKELLEALGRVGFKLDFGEAGTGWQFKYLTRGGGYYFNVGCSDLVAQGAIKLKQFADIEGFVAEGARMKDGALLTADLIVLSTGYKPQAYLVRKLFGDGVADRVGPIWGFGDGFELRNMYARTRQPGLWFIAGSLAQCRINSKYLALQIKAIEEGMLGRDVGAA
- a CDS encoding peptidyl-alpha-hydroxyglycine alpha-amidating lyase family protein — encoded protein: MPAILGTGEHRYRVVDNFAKLPDGWQLTDVASVAVDSKDRIYVFNRGAHPMVVLDREGNFLRSWGEGLFSRAHGLHIDADDNLYCTDDGDHTVRKCTTDGKVLLTIGIPEKPAPFMSGDPFHRCTHTALSPKGEIYVSDGYGNARVHKFTPDGKLMKSWGEPGTDPGQFNIVHNIATDADGWVYVADRENHRVQVFNDEGKYEAQWNNLHRPCALCCCGGKQPTFVVGELGPGMAVNRKVPNLGPRLSIVDAKGNRIARLGGEEGPGIASGKFLAPHGIALDSKGDIYVGEVGVTDWKTSFPDEEMPAAVRTARCLQKLERVPE
- the gluQRS gene encoding tRNA glutamyl-Q(34) synthetase GluQRS, coding for MSPPVFRFAPSPNGFLHLGHAYSALLNFDRARESGGRLLLRIEDIDATRCRPEYETAIYDDLAWLGITWETPVRRQSQHLADYHSALEKLAVLGLVYPSFESRAEIARLIAGREAAGPWPRDPDGAPLYPGDAKSLPTDERARLIESGAPYALRLDMAAACRWVADLTWHELGEGPDGERNLVTARPEAWGDVILARKETPTSYHLSVVVDDALQGASEVVRGQDLFHATSVHRLLQSLLDLPEPAYRHHRLIRDEAGRKLSKSTGSTGLRELRAAGATPADIRRLVGLG
- a CDS encoding DUF2855 family protein, with the protein product MTAAEFIVARDDLETCKTIATELPAGEALPQDALLVKVERFAFTANNITYAVLGDELKYWQLFPAPNGFGNIPVWGFGEVIASKHQNVAVGERLFGYFPMATHLVIEATDVSKRGLRDGAAHRQGVAPVYNAYSRIGGDPAYAGRQGDYQALLRPLFMLSFLVDDFLAENDDFGARTVLLSSASSKTAFGLAYLLHTRGRKVIGLTSAGNAGFVASLGCYDEVVTYDGVTTLPSDTPVAFIDMAGNSALRAELHRHFRDQMKCSVRVGLTHRATDADEGELPGAKPRWFFAPDQIRKRAKEWGPGGIEQRFATAWSGFAPLLETCLTVVESRGPEAVRRVYLGTLKGRIPPEQGHMLSLLG
- a CDS encoding YihY/virulence factor BrkB family protein; translation: MKAVRYLYIVAMDAFYTFLADDGWAIASHIALSTLMALFPFLIVLTSLAGFFGSKELADQAAGLMLQVWPKQVADSISGEVHDVLTTTRSGVLTIGAVLSVYFASNGVEALRVALNRAYAVVEMRRWYWLRLESIGYTLVAAFTALAMAFLIVLGPLIIEAARRHIPLFVESNESILTWLRYGITIGALVVALFILHAWLPAGRRGFLQILPGIVFTVGASLISGIVFGQYLARFANNYVTMYAGLASVIIALVFLYFIAAIFVYGGELNAAIIKSRLPHGVSLQAAQSLKPAGTQA
- a CDS encoding ATP-binding protein; amino-acid sequence: MAAKTRALRTTRTSRRPPRKRSGVVAPARKRATAITPDVVQAALAAFAHEVRTPLTGILAISDLLATSDLGERERRWADTIKAGAEHLASLATLFVDAARTGKGANALRQDLFDLRALARSMGDSLAGRAAAKGLQAQVEISDKLPALVVGDPVRLRAALENLIDNAVKFTDRGGVALAVAPWRPPAGSGKAKDKGKVGVAFAVSDSGIGLSMAEIKRLFRPFTQANVTIAARFGGAGLGLSSVKQLARAMGGDITVAPRRNGGATFTLTVSLHASGSGEPHGLGSDDPEADAVAALRVLSVEDNPFGRVVLNTILTELGHHAEFVGRGEDAVDRLAQGTFDAVLMDMVLPGIGGIEAIKRIRTMPPPLAHIPIIGVSGRGEDEVPSRQAGADAFLVKPVSPRALATALLEARRREEAAT